A genome region from Armatimonadota bacterium includes the following:
- a CDS encoding DUF5060 domain-containing protein, whose translation MIEASRPTDLFSATPVAVPKWTVHEISLTAIRPVADPYRDVTVTATFTGPSGERMTVRGFWDGGATYRIRFTPTAEGEWRYSTASSPPDAGLETTGILQVGPPPAGNHGFLRRDEAHPHSFVWDDGTRYFMWGQTYYQMVLAALAGDPWRAAVDATAAHGMNKIRLLLTTWCAGRRVGVPCAAPFAGGDHDTLDLPYWRAFDTVIRYLEAAGLVADVILFTDAPGAFGTPAQDERYVRYALARYGAFHHVIWTLTNEWEYTDRPQEYWNAIGAIVRNEDPWMRRGGFLRPLSIHQRTRIDFQFFGSSWPVHAVIQYGLRNRRYIHGDEWGHAGILFNRGRGMPVVNDEYGYIGERPQAGVAVYDRDQHRRAIWGIALAGGFGSAGDCGLQGCDGTAPIFTTRWLDRPEYTDIGHLVRFWAERGIPYWTMTPANALVRSGDRIYVLADPGAEYVVYTATGAAFSLALPSGTYRYEWFDPATGTIAGSGTVAAGAGARAFTPPQARDLVLHLKK comes from the coding sequence ATGATCGAAGCCTCACGACCCACTGATCTCTTTTCCGCGACCCCGGTGGCCGTCCCGAAGTGGACGGTGCACGAGATCTCGCTCACCGCGATCCGTCCCGTCGCCGATCCCTATCGCGACGTCACGGTCACCGCAACCTTCACCGGGCCCAGCGGGGAGCGGATGACCGTACGCGGCTTCTGGGACGGCGGAGCGACGTACCGAATCAGGTTCACGCCCACCGCGGAGGGGGAGTGGCGGTACAGTACGGCGTCCTCGCCGCCGGATGCCGGGCTAGAAACGACAGGGATCCTGCAGGTCGGTCCACCCCCGGCCGGGAACCACGGCTTTCTCCGCCGTGACGAGGCCCACCCCCACAGTTTCGTCTGGGACGACGGGACACGGTACTTCATGTGGGGCCAGACCTATTACCAGATGGTCCTGGCCGCGCTGGCCGGCGATCCGTGGCGTGCGGCGGTCGATGCCACGGCCGCCCACGGCATGAACAAGATTCGACTCCTCCTGACCACCTGGTGCGCCGGTCGCCGCGTCGGCGTACCCTGCGCCGCGCCCTTCGCCGGGGGCGACCACGACACCCTGGATCTGCCCTACTGGCGCGCCTTCGATACCGTTATCCGCTACCTCGAAGCCGCAGGGCTCGTGGCCGACGTGATCCTCTTCACCGACGCGCCCGGCGCCTTTGGGACGCCGGCCCAGGACGAACGGTACGTGCGGTACGCCCTGGCCCGCTACGGTGCCTTTCACCACGTCATCTGGACCCTGACCAACGAGTGGGAGTACACCGACCGGCCGCAGGAATACTGGAACGCAATCGGCGCCATCGTGCGCAACGAAGATCCGTGGATGCGCCGCGGGGGATTCCTGCGGCCGCTGTCCATCCACCAGCGGACCCGGATCGACTTTCAATTCTTCGGGTCGTCCTGGCCGGTGCACGCCGTGATCCAGTACGGCCTGCGCAACCGCCGGTACATCCACGGCGACGAGTGGGGCCACGCCGGCATTCTCTTCAACCGCGGCCGGGGGATGCCGGTGGTCAACGACGAGTACGGCTACATCGGCGAGCGGCCGCAGGCCGGGGTCGCCGTCTACGATCGCGACCAGCACCGACGGGCGATCTGGGGCATCGCGCTGGCCGGCGGCTTCGGCAGCGCCGGCGACTGCGGGCTGCAGGGCTGCGACGGGACGGCGCCCATCTTCACCACGCGCTGGCTGGACCGGCCGGAGTATACCGACATCGGCCATCTGGTGCGCTTCTGGGCGGAGCGCGGCATTCCGTACTGGACGATGACGCCCGCCAACGCGCTCGTCCGCTCCGGCGATCGGATCTATGTCCTGGCCGATCCGGGAGCGGAATACGTGGTCTACACCGCCACAGGCGCGGCGTTCTCCCTCGCCCTGCCTTCCGGTACGTACCGCTACGAGTGGTTCGACCCCGCGACGGGGACGATCGCCGGCTCCGGAACCGTCGCCGCGGGGGCGGGGGCCCGCGCCTTCACGCCGCCGCAGGCGCGGGATCTTGTGCTCCACCTCAAGAAATAA
- a CDS encoding HEAT repeat domain-containing protein yields MTTAARLQAAGGVVRRLNAAVKSRRLYGPGHALRTQTVSAFVAGVAGYHERFGSFVLETHRDGLIVEGQPFDGGESVHNLALHLYAMGIWQLIITPGLTEDEVERLLEVVTLDREEVLAAGGFVPLLAARHISHVRVVELRPGEEDVAQITPQLLQDLIAGRLSPSDQAMLLGLLRAGPDQAARLVSVVVERAKQAFPDATGEALAGRIYEALAALDRLIADTPPGESQDLLRALATAVADLEDPTDGAVPRTILGAAAEDMSARALLAAMTSEQIARMVIPCLEAGEPPPQLGQIVQGLPFDPDKARETLALISQRTGRSFDIPALLEEISVPGWIRNFPQDLVDFRITADDVAVTDEEVQALAGEARTDEAWIAREHLQMLLHLAAAEEDSAERQAALDLIVATAMRQPGAGQGELAALALRGLGGLAAEAGAAAEAGRAALRSLLSRLAQALAVREVWTWADDHPLLVNLRLAARPAAAALVHLLPQEHDPARRQVLIALAARLGDAAVEPLAARLNDPNPELVRPIVQALGQMRTAAAVRALRAAAAHPAVAVRREAMDALRTSQLPQAQDTLVAFLRDPDPEVRRHCIGQLTPDTVRRMTKDLVAMLAAPELARAPEVRRAVCEALVRGRAVEAIPQLRRHGSPFRLRAADRTVARHVRAAVAALERMQLPTTAAPRRAAS; encoded by the coding sequence ATGACCACGGCAGCGCGTCTCCAGGCAGCGGGCGGCGTTGTGCGGCGCCTCAACGCGGCGGTGAAGTCCCGCCGGCTCTACGGGCCGGGCCACGCCCTCCGCACCCAGACCGTCTCGGCCTTCGTCGCCGGCGTGGCCGGCTACCACGAGCGGTTCGGCAGTTTCGTCCTGGAGACCCATCGCGACGGATTGATCGTTGAGGGCCAGCCCTTCGACGGCGGCGAGTCGGTGCACAACCTGGCGCTGCACCTCTACGCCATGGGCATCTGGCAGCTGATCATCACCCCCGGGCTCACCGAGGACGAAGTGGAACGGCTGCTGGAGGTCGTCACCCTCGACCGGGAGGAGGTCCTCGCCGCCGGCGGGTTCGTCCCCCTGCTGGCGGCGCGCCACATCAGCCATGTGCGCGTCGTCGAGCTGCGGCCCGGCGAAGAGGACGTCGCCCAGATCACCCCGCAGCTCCTCCAGGACCTCATCGCGGGACGGCTCAGTCCCTCCGATCAGGCGATGCTGTTGGGTCTGCTGCGGGCCGGTCCGGACCAGGCGGCCCGGCTGGTCAGCGTGGTGGTGGAACGGGCGAAGCAGGCCTTCCCCGACGCCACAGGCGAGGCGCTGGCCGGCCGAATCTACGAGGCCCTGGCGGCCCTGGACCGGCTGATCGCGGACACGCCGCCCGGAGAGTCCCAGGATCTGCTCAGGGCCCTGGCCACGGCCGTGGCGGACCTGGAGGATCCCACCGACGGCGCGGTGCCCAGGACGATCCTGGGCGCGGCGGCCGAAGACATGTCGGCGCGGGCGCTGCTGGCGGCGATGACCTCCGAGCAGATCGCCCGCATGGTCATCCCCTGCCTGGAAGCGGGAGAGCCCCCGCCCCAGCTCGGCCAGATCGTCCAGGGGCTGCCCTTCGATCCGGACAAGGCCCGGGAGACGCTGGCCCTGATCTCGCAGCGCACGGGGCGATCCTTCGACATCCCGGCGCTGCTGGAAGAAATTTCCGTTCCCGGTTGGATCCGCAACTTCCCCCAGGATCTGGTGGACTTCCGCATCACGGCAGACGACGTGGCCGTCACCGACGAGGAGGTCCAGGCGCTGGCGGGGGAGGCCCGCACCGATGAGGCCTGGATCGCCCGCGAGCACCTGCAGATGCTGCTGCACCTGGCCGCCGCAGAGGAAGATTCCGCGGAACGCCAGGCAGCGCTCGACCTCATCGTCGCCACCGCGATGCGCCAGCCCGGCGCAGGCCAGGGGGAACTCGCCGCGCTGGCGCTGCGCGGATTGGGCGGTCTGGCGGCGGAGGCGGGCGCCGCGGCGGAGGCGGGCCGCGCCGCTCTGAGGTCGCTGCTCTCCCGCCTGGCCCAAGCGCTGGCCGTCCGGGAGGTGTGGACCTGGGCGGACGACCATCCCCTGCTGGTGAACCTGCGCTTGGCGGCCCGCCCGGCGGCGGCCGCCCTGGTGCATCTGCTCCCGCAGGAGCACGACCCGGCGCGGCGACAGGTGTTGATCGCCCTGGCCGCCCGGCTCGGTGATGCCGCCGTCGAACCGCTGGCCGCGCGCCTGAACGACCCCAATCCGGAGCTGGTCCGGCCCATCGTCCAGGCCCTGGGGCAGATGCGGACCGCCGCGGCGGTCCGCGCGCTGCGCGCGGCCGCCGCCCACCCCGCCGTCGCCGTGCGGCGGGAGGCCATGGACGCGCTGCGGACTTCGCAACTCCCCCAGGCGCAGGACACCCTGGTCGCCTTCCTGCGCGACCCCGATCCGGAGGTCCGCCGGCACTGCATCGGCCAGCTCACTCCGGACACCGTGCGGCGGATGACCAAGGACCTGGTGGCGATGCTGGCCGCCCCCGAGCTGGCCCGCGCCCCCGAAGTCCGCCGGGCCGTGTGCGAAGCGCTCGTCCGCGGCCGGGCCGTCGAGGCCATCCCCCAGCTGCGCAGGCACGGCTCGCCTTTCAGACTGCGGGCCGCGGATCGCACCGTGGCCCGTCACGTGCGGGCGGCGGTGGCGGCGCTGGAACGGATGCAGCTTCCGACGACGGCCGCGCCGCGGAGGGCGGCCTCATGA
- a CDS encoding HD domain-containing protein codes for MMTRKPSVTATLLRYLAAASKHRAMYPTDHPLVRRSMDDLVQVVDLLLRDREAVTFQIHEDTFFLDNVMLPEESLRNAGLLTACLEREIGLFQFRRGVPASELAGFVEVLTTSPQAVRAAGGPAALLQAKGATHLGIEPPRAARPHEAEIEVDPGNAYDAGHTVVQVLRAQAARRAPLDMNKARIFLSAAIEVVRDNRFTLLGLTANRDYDETSSYHAVNVSILSLLLGLQLGLQHEALMALGMSALLHDIGKVRVPQHLLSRAAPMTDEERAVLQRHPVHGASILRDMEGLGRLAAVVAFEHHAHYDLTGYPTLPGKAHPNIFTRLVAVADAYDTVTCARRCAGRPLRPELGMKWIAAGLGTIFDPVAGKVFLKMMGIYPVGSLVELNTGRLAVVMRPSEQFVDRPLVRLLRDGTLEEVVDLAADPSRWITAGVDPEDVGVDLAALHRQAAG; via the coding sequence ATGATGACCCGCAAGCCGTCGGTGACGGCCACGCTGCTGCGCTACCTGGCCGCGGCCAGCAAACACCGCGCGATGTATCCGACCGACCATCCCCTGGTGCGCCGGTCGATGGACGACCTGGTGCAGGTGGTGGACCTGCTGCTGCGCGACCGGGAAGCCGTCACCTTCCAGATCCACGAGGATACTTTCTTCCTGGACAACGTCATGCTGCCCGAGGAGAGCCTGCGCAACGCCGGGTTGCTGACGGCCTGTCTGGAGCGCGAGATCGGTCTATTCCAGTTCCGCCGGGGCGTCCCCGCTTCCGAGCTCGCCGGCTTCGTCGAGGTGCTCACGACCTCGCCCCAAGCCGTGCGGGCCGCCGGCGGTCCGGCCGCCCTTCTGCAGGCGAAAGGGGCGACCCATCTGGGGATCGAGCCGCCGCGCGCCGCCCGGCCCCACGAGGCGGAGATCGAGGTCGATCCAGGCAACGCCTACGATGCCGGCCATACCGTCGTGCAGGTCCTGCGGGCGCAGGCCGCGCGGCGGGCGCCCCTGGATATGAACAAGGCCCGGATCTTCCTGTCCGCGGCCATCGAGGTCGTCCGGGACAACCGGTTCACCCTGCTCGGCCTGACGGCAAACCGGGACTACGACGAGACCAGCAGCTACCACGCGGTGAACGTCTCCATCCTCTCGCTGCTGCTGGGGTTGCAGCTGGGCCTGCAGCACGAGGCGCTGATGGCGTTGGGAATGAGTGCGCTGCTCCACGACATCGGAAAAGTGCGGGTGCCGCAGCATCTGCTCAGTCGCGCCGCGCCAATGACGGACGAGGAACGGGCCGTCCTCCAGCGCCATCCCGTCCACGGCGCCAGCATCCTGCGGGATATGGAAGGCCTCGGCCGTCTGGCCGCGGTGGTGGCCTTCGAACACCACGCCCACTACGATCTCACCGGGTATCCGACGCTGCCGGGCAAAGCGCATCCCAATATCTTCACCCGCCTCGTGGCCGTCGCCGACGCCTACGATACGGTGACCTGCGCGCGGCGCTGCGCGGGCCGGCCGCTGCGGCCGGAACTGGGGATGAAGTGGATCGCCGCGGGGCTGGGCACGATCTTCGATCCCGTGGCCGGCAAGGTGTTCCTGAAGATGATGGGGATCTACCCCGTGGGCAGTCTGGTGGAGCTCAACACGGGGCGGCTGGCCGTCGTGATGCGCCCCTCCGAGCAGTTCGTGGACCGGCCGCTGGTCCGGCTGCTGCGGGACGGAACCCTGGAGGAGGTCGTCGATCTCGCCGCCGATCCCTCCCGGTGGATCACGGCTGGCGTCGATCCCGAAGACGTCGGGGTGGACCTGGCCGCGCTGCACCGGCAGGCCGCGGGCTAA
- a CDS encoding dihydrofolate reductase family protein, translating into MPDLPATLRVVYDARGHAPDEVALGDVYLDLDFPDVVERPFVYGNMVQTFDGQAVLQGRAYTIGSAVDHFLLRQLRVHADAVLYGAGTLRLDDVIVTTHPHLQERRRREGRPPNPPTVVVSATARFGDEVLRSKQFFRRTDFDRIVATTSRASEAALRRLRELGVAVEILPAGAHGEVDLTALLRWLQARGVHRVLCEGGPTLNAALDRAGLIDELFVTVALRLGGETGRPRIFGAPVPSRRLIPVQILLFVDGAGPREMYFRLRLSPP; encoded by the coding sequence ATGCCCGACCTCCCGGCCACATTGCGCGTCGTCTACGATGCCCGCGGCCACGCTCCGGACGAAGTCGCCCTGGGGGACGTGTACCTCGATCTCGATTTCCCAGACGTCGTGGAGCGGCCCTTCGTCTATGGCAACATGGTGCAGACCTTCGACGGACAGGCGGTGCTCCAGGGACGCGCCTACACCATCGGCAGCGCGGTGGACCACTTCCTGCTGCGCCAGCTCCGGGTGCACGCCGACGCCGTCCTCTACGGCGCCGGGACGCTGCGCCTCGACGACGTGATCGTCACGACGCACCCCCACCTGCAGGAGCGGCGGCGCCGCGAGGGCCGGCCGCCCAACCCGCCGACCGTCGTCGTCTCCGCCACCGCCCGGTTCGGCGATGAGGTCCTGCGGTCGAAGCAGTTCTTCCGGCGGACGGACTTCGACCGGATCGTGGCGACGACATCCCGCGCCTCCGAGGCGGCCCTCAGGCGCCTGCGGGAGCTGGGGGTGGCGGTGGAGATCCTGCCGGCCGGAGCCCACGGGGAGGTGGACCTGACGGCGCTGCTGCGGTGGCTGCAGGCCCGCGGGGTCCACAGGGTCCTCTGCGAGGGGGGTCCCACCCTCAACGCGGCCCTGGACCGCGCCGGCCTGATCGACGAACTGTTCGTCACGGTGGCCCTGCGCCTGGGCGGGGAGACCGGCCGGCCCCGCATCTTCGGCGCGCCGGTACCTTCCCGCAGGCTCATCCCGGTGCAGATCCTGCTGTTCGTGGACGGCGCCGGCCCGCGGGAGATGTACTTCCGACTCCGCCTGTCCCCTCCCTGA
- a CDS encoding glycosyltransferase family 39 protein, producing the protein MDILVRPPGHLAKKIAFRWKRVAVGRELLLALVIVTGACLRLSAIGRKTLWYDEAFSWWMAGRTAADIWRLSRLIDFHPPLYYGLLHLWTGWFGDHEAILRLPSAAISIAALPLVYALGRRLAGDTAALLATALIATSPFHLYFGQEARMYALFAFACLLAMWGAAAIDQAAGQPSGGGLRRRGWLAYVGGTALALWSHDAAVLFWAVAAVLLLSAGFGRQALRAGFLLRYALAQLAVLALWSPWMIPAIEQILTDRGTTTMAVGDALTALERLYFPLQGLPLPPRWEPPLVALILPALAGHVLWQTIRDPRWERVAVAVLWLVAPLLLFAVGPFVFHRALRWDGAARAVIWTSIPAAVAIARAVVAYPKKLATTAVIGLLTLNLAGAASYFRHPKARKETIARHIAQRAKRGDVVVFYLPSGVILFDYYYVRFGGPDVIRRGIPADFPGRPGELRRAEWLLGRQMTEEDIRRLEQYVRENPRVWFVYGWTQDEPFPAGRIDGLVRVDILPGAARVSLYEGDGEGDQGESSPWRKSKVSPRLPDAVPPGPAGGYPPGPSRMGHDRSLTTH; encoded by the coding sequence GTGGATATTCTTGTCCGGCCACCCGGCCATCTTGCCAAGAAGATCGCTTTCCGTTGGAAACGGGTCGCCGTCGGGCGCGAGCTTCTCCTCGCGCTGGTCATCGTTACTGGCGCCTGTCTGCGGCTATCGGCCATCGGCCGCAAGACCCTCTGGTACGATGAGGCCTTCAGCTGGTGGATGGCGGGCCGGACGGCGGCCGACATCTGGCGTCTGAGCCGGCTCATCGACTTCCACCCCCCGCTCTACTACGGCCTCCTGCACCTCTGGACGGGATGGTTCGGGGACCACGAGGCGATCCTCCGTCTTCCGTCGGCGGCCATCAGTATCGCTGCCTTGCCGCTTGTGTACGCGCTCGGGCGCCGGCTGGCGGGCGACACGGCGGCCCTCCTGGCCACCGCACTCATCGCCACGTCCCCCTTCCATCTCTACTTCGGGCAGGAGGCGCGAATGTACGCGCTGTTTGCCTTCGCCTGTCTCCTCGCGATGTGGGGCGCGGCGGCGATTGATCAGGCGGCAGGCCAGCCGAGCGGAGGCGGTCTCCGTCGCCGGGGATGGCTGGCCTACGTCGGCGGGACGGCGCTCGCCCTGTGGAGTCATGACGCGGCAGTCCTCTTCTGGGCCGTCGCCGCTGTCCTGCTGCTCAGCGCCGGGTTCGGCCGGCAGGCCCTGCGGGCCGGTTTCCTCCTCCGGTACGCCCTGGCGCAGCTGGCCGTGCTGGCCCTGTGGAGTCCGTGGATGATTCCGGCGATAGAGCAGATTCTCACCGATCGTGGAACCACTACCATGGCGGTCGGCGATGCCCTCACGGCGCTGGAACGGCTCTACTTTCCCCTGCAGGGGCTCCCCCTGCCGCCGCGCTGGGAGCCGCCGCTGGTCGCACTGATCCTGCCCGCGCTGGCGGGCCATGTCCTCTGGCAGACCATCCGGGATCCTCGCTGGGAGCGGGTGGCCGTGGCGGTCCTGTGGTTGGTGGCCCCGCTCCTCCTGTTCGCTGTCGGTCCCTTCGTCTTCCACCGCGCCTTGCGGTGGGATGGAGCGGCCAGGGCGGTGATCTGGACGAGCATCCCGGCGGCCGTGGCCATTGCCCGCGCTGTGGTCGCGTACCCCAAGAAGCTGGCGACTACCGCCGTGATCGGGTTGCTGACGCTGAATCTGGCCGGGGCCGCAAGCTACTTCCGTCATCCGAAGGCGAGGAAGGAGACGATCGCGCGCCACATAGCCCAACGTGCCAAGCGGGGAGACGTCGTGGTCTTCTACCTGCCCTCGGGCGTCATCCTCTTCGACTACTACTACGTGAGATTCGGTGGGCCCGACGTGATCCGCCGTGGGATTCCCGCGGATTTTCCCGGGAGGCCAGGTGAGCTGAGAAGGGCGGAGTGGCTTCTGGGGCGGCAGATGACGGAGGAGGACATCCGTCGGCTCGAACAGTATGTTCGGGAGAACCCTCGAGTATGGTTCGTCTACGGATGGACCCAAGACGAGCCCTTTCCGGCGGGGCGCATCGACGGGCTGGTGCGCGTCGACATCCTGCCGGGCGCCGCCCGAGTGTCCCTGTATGAGGGGGACGGAGAGGGTGACCAGGGGGAGAGTTCGCCGTGGAGAAAGTCGAAAGTCTCACCGCGGCTTCCTGATGCTGTACCGCCCGGGCCTGCTGGCGGGTATCCTCCTGGGCCTTCTCGGATGGGCCATGATCGAAGCCTCACGACCCACTGA